DNA from Candidatus Methylomirabilota bacterium:
ACCTGCTTGGGGTCGCCCTCCTCGTCGTCGTCTTCGTGCTGGGCCGCACCGTCTCCGGGGCCCGGCGGTGGATCCATCTGGGGCCGATCACGTTCCAGCCCTCCGAGCTCTTCAAGATCATCTTCATCGTCACTCTGGCGTGGGCGCTGACGTGGCGGCGCGGCGCCCAGCTGACGACGCGCGGAACGCTGGGCTGGACGCTGGCCCTCGTGGCCGTGCCGTTCGTGCTCGTGGTCCGTCAACCCGATCTTGGCACCGCGCTCGTGCTCGTGCCCGTCCTTGCCGCCATCCTGGTGGGGATGGGCCTGCGCCTGCGCATTCTGGGCGGGCTGGCCGCGGCCGCGGTGGCCGTGATGCCGCTCTGCTGGCTGGTGCTCAAGCCCTATCAGCGCGATCGTCTGCTCGTCTACCTCGATCCGTTCCGCGATCCGCTCGGAACGGCGTACAATGTGATTCAGGCGAAGATCGCCATTGGTTCTGGCCAGCTCCTGGGCAAAGGTATCAGCGGCGCCACGCAGAGCCGCCTGGCCTTTCTTCCGGAGCGCCATACGGATTTCATTTTTGCCGTGTTCGCCGAGATGTGGGGGTTCATCGGCTGTCTGGTGCTGGTCCTGGCCTACGGGCTCCTGATCCTTCGGGGCTTCGAGATCGCGCTGAGCGCGCGGGAGGCGCGCGGGCGCATCGTGGCGCTGGGCGTGACGGCGCTGTTCGCCGCCCAGACGCTCGTCAACCTGGGCATGGTCACGGGCCTCTTGCCCGTCGTGGGCATCCCGTTGCCGCTGATGAGCTACGGCGGCTCGTCCATGGTCGTGTCCTTCATGGCCCTGGGACTCCTTCTCTCGGTACGAATGCGGCAGTTCCAGTAACCGGGCCCGCCGCGAGGCGGGTCGCGAATCGCACCTCGGGGGCCTCCGCCCCTGAACTGGGGACTGCTGCCGTGGGAAAGCGGATCGTCGTCAATGCCGGTGTGACGGAAACCCGTCTCGCCGTGCAGGATGGAACGCAGCTCGTGGAGCTGTACGTGGAGCGCGCTGGTCGACGCTCCATCGTGGGCAACATCTACAAGGGCATCGTCACCAATGTCCTGCCCGGGATGCAGGCCGCCTTCGTCGACATCGGCCTCCAGAAGGACGCTTTTCTCTATGCCGGCGACTACACGGCGAGCCGCGCGGAGGATCCGCGCGCCGTCCTGCCCGAGAGCGAGTCCGAGGGCGAGCCGGAAAGCGAGGAAGACGCCGACCTCGACGAGGGCGAGGGCGCCGCGGGCGCGAACGGACACCGCGAGGCCACGCGGCGCGAGACGGCGGTGCCCATCGAGGACATGCTACGCAAGGGTCAGGAGATCCTCGTCCAGGTCTCCAAGGAATCCCTCGGCACCAAGGGCGCGCGCATCACCTCGTTCGTCTCTCTCCCCGGACGCTACATCGTGTACATGCCGCAATCAGGGCACGTGGGTGTCTCTCGGCGCATCCACGACGACGCCGAGCGGGAGCGGCTCCGGGGCATCGTCAAGTCGCTGCCCCCGCCGCCGGGCGGCTTCATCGTCCGCACCGTCGCCGAAGGCAAGGAGGCCCAGGAGATCGCGGCCGATATCGAGTTCCTCACCCGCCTCTGGGGCCAGGTGCAGAGCCGCTTCGAGTCCGCGAGGGCGCCCTCCCTCCTCCACGAGGAGATGGACTTGACCTTCCGCGTGGTTCGCGATCTCTTCTCCGCGGATGTGGAGGAGTTTCTCGTCGACACCTCGGCCGCCTACGAGAAGTGCCTGCACTTCGCCGAGTCCCTGGTGCCCCAGCTGGCCTCCCGGGTCAAGCTCTGGGAGGAGCCCGCGCCGATCTTCGAGGCCACGGGCATCGAGAAGGAGATCGACAAGGCCCTGCGCCGGCGCGTGTGGCTCAAGTCCGGCGGCTACATCGTCATCGACCACACGGAGGCCCTCGTCGCCATCGACGTCAACACGGGGAAGTACGTGGGCAAGCGCGACTTCGAGGAGACCGTGCTCAAGATCAACCTCGAGGCCGCGGTGGAGGTCATGCGTCAGATCCGTCTGCGCGACCTGGGCGGCATCATCATCATCGATTTCATCGACATGGAGCGGGCGGAGCATCGCGATCAGGTGTACGCGGCCCTCATGAAGACGCTCGTCGACGACAAGGCGCGCACCAATGTGCTCGAGATCTCGGAGCTCGG
Protein-coding regions in this window:
- the rodA gene encoding rod shape-determining protein RodA, giving the protein MIPRFDRRLLRNVDWPLLGAALVLVTLSVVCLSNLGVGRGGPALAWRQLVWVGVGLVALLVLAAVDYRNLVRAAPALYLLGVALLVVVFVLGRTVSGARRWIHLGPITFQPSELFKIIFIVTLAWALTWRRGAQLTTRGTLGWTLALVAVPFVLVVRQPDLGTALVLVPVLAAILVGMGLRLRILGGLAAAAVAVMPLCWLVLKPYQRDRLLVYLDPFRDPLGTAYNVIQAKIAIGSGQLLGKGISGATQSRLAFLPERHTDFIFAVFAEMWGFIGCLVLVLAYGLLILRGFEIALSAREARGRIVALGVTALFAAQTLVNLGMVTGLLPVVGIPLPLMSYGGSSMVVSFMALGLLLSVRMRQFQ
- a CDS encoding Rne/Rng family ribonuclease, with amino-acid sequence MGKRIVVNAGVTETRLAVQDGTQLVELYVERAGRRSIVGNIYKGIVTNVLPGMQAAFVDIGLQKDAFLYAGDYTASRAEDPRAVLPESESEGEPESEEDADLDEGEGAAGANGHREATRRETAVPIEDMLRKGQEILVQVSKESLGTKGARITSFVSLPGRYIVYMPQSGHVGVSRRIHDDAERERLRGIVKSLPPPPGGFIVRTVAEGKEAQEIAADIEFLTRLWGQVQSRFESARAPSLLHEEMDLTFRVVRDLFSADVEEFLVDTSAAYEKCLHFAESLVPQLASRVKLWEEPAPIFEATGIEKEIDKALRRRVWLKSGGYIVIDHTEALVAIDVNTGKYVGKRDFEETVLKINLEAAVEVMRQIRLRDLGGIIIIDFIDMERAEHRDQVYAALMKTLVDDKARTNVLEISELGLVEMTRKRVRKGLQSLLTVSCPTCKGSGVVRSDPTLSAELFRKVQAAVREAPGREVVIRAHPELVRHLEADEREGLERLQTAIDRKVTVQAVPSYQREQYDFAFR